The following are from one region of the Gloeocapsopsis sp. IPPAS B-1203 genome:
- a CDS encoding nuclear transport factor 2 family protein: MSRENVENIRCLFKAVEERDIAGVLAAYAPEIVIRDAESLPYGGVYRGLEGAKQHIEGAAQTWNNLQPSAERKMEAVFLDAEDYIIVLWRLKGLATSSGRKLDLPVVSVYKMRDGKIVESQMFYADTVAIRQFLEE; encoded by the coding sequence ATGTCACGGGAGAATGTAGAGAATATTCGCTGTCTTTTTAAAGCTGTTGAAGAACGCGACATTGCTGGAGTTCTCGCCGCTTACGCTCCTGAGATTGTCATCCGCGATGCAGAGTCACTGCCCTATGGTGGCGTGTATCGCGGTCTTGAAGGTGCAAAACAACATATTGAAGGGGCTGCCCAAACTTGGAACAACCTTCAACCTTCAGCCGAGAGGAAAATGGAGGCAGTCTTTTTAGATGCAGAAGATTATATCATCGTCCTTTGGCGGTTGAAAGGGCTGGCGACGAGTAGCGGCAGAAAGCTCGATTTACCAGTAGTGAGCGTCTATAAGATGCGTGATGGCAAAATCGTCGAATCACAGATGTTCTACGCAGATACAGTTGCAATACGGCAATTTCTAGAGGAGTAG
- a CDS encoding glycosyltransferase family 4 protein, translating into MNSNAAIFYKRDGYDTSSNRLLGRQAAGEGFLKGWIEFSRADTLYCYATSRAEFVDFCQRIQPWMKQPRQVEWLPTSNPHSPAQPGAIYYPAPTIAQLAWQRRFTDQQAYSICGVTHTIASLSVMQSIGELLIAPIQPWDALICTSIAVKIAIQRLLDTWAEYLAQRIGRKPNIDVQLPVIPLGVDCNAFLHSHKTQIRHSVRQQLGIAPDDIVILFVGRLCFYAKAHPVPMYLAIERAAQASNVRVHLIQAGWFEDQKEEVAFKESAKVFCPSVNTIFVDGRKPEVRSSIWFVADIFVSLVDNIQETFGLTPIEAMAAGLPVVVSDWDGYQESVRDEIDGFKIPTVIPPPTAIDLAFDYLSDNLNYSAYIAHTSMAAAVDIDACATALTKLIADSELRQRLGNNGRERARKMYDWQVAIAAYENLWQELAGIRTKSAMSALPPNTPPYPLCDDPLRVFGHYPTATLNHDSVLGIGVMATPQQLNAIQQIWITNFGAERRIPIATIDAIVRAIAEHGSLSVAQILSQFPEENASKLLRTLVYLLKFDILRLEN; encoded by the coding sequence ATGAATTCCAATGCAGCAATTTTTTACAAACGAGATGGATATGATACTAGTAGTAACCGACTTCTAGGTCGTCAAGCTGCGGGTGAGGGTTTTCTTAAAGGTTGGATTGAGTTTAGTCGTGCAGACACTTTGTATTGTTATGCAACCAGCCGTGCAGAGTTTGTTGATTTTTGCCAGCGCATTCAACCTTGGATGAAACAACCGCGCCAAGTCGAGTGGCTACCAACTAGCAATCCTCATAGCCCAGCCCAACCAGGTGCAATTTATTATCCCGCCCCTACGATCGCTCAATTAGCTTGGCAGCGTCGTTTTACTGATCAACAAGCTTACAGTATTTGTGGGGTAACACATACAATTGCCAGTCTTAGCGTTATGCAAAGCATTGGAGAGTTACTGATTGCACCCATTCAACCTTGGGACGCGCTGATATGTACCTCAATTGCAGTTAAAATAGCAATTCAACGTCTGCTTGATACCTGGGCTGAATATTTAGCACAACGCATTGGTAGGAAACCAAACATTGACGTTCAGCTACCAGTGATTCCCTTGGGGGTAGACTGCAATGCATTTTTACACAGTCATAAAACGCAAATTCGTCACAGTGTTCGCCAACAACTCGGTATTGCACCGGATGACATTGTAATTTTGTTCGTTGGTAGGTTGTGCTTTTATGCCAAAGCGCATCCCGTACCGATGTATTTAGCCATAGAAAGAGCAGCACAAGCAAGTAATGTAAGAGTACATTTGATTCAAGCAGGCTGGTTTGAAGATCAAAAAGAAGAAGTGGCTTTTAAAGAAAGTGCTAAAGTTTTTTGTCCTTCGGTAAATACGATTTTTGTTGATGGACGCAAACCCGAAGTTCGTTCTAGTATTTGGTTTGTTGCAGATATTTTTGTTTCGCTTGTCGATAACATTCAAGAAACCTTTGGACTGACACCAATTGAAGCAATGGCAGCAGGCTTACCCGTTGTTGTTTCTGATTGGGATGGTTATCAAGAATCGGTACGTGATGAGATCGATGGTTTTAAAATCCCGACAGTGATACCACCACCAACAGCTATTGATTTAGCTTTCGATTATCTTAGCGACAACCTTAATTACAGCGCCTATATTGCGCATACGTCTATGGCAGCTGCGGTAGATATTGATGCGTGTGCAACAGCTTTAACAAAACTCATAGCAGATAGCGAACTACGACAACGCCTAGGAAACAACGGCAGAGAACGCGCCAGGAAAATGTATGATTGGCAAGTTGCGATCGCCGCTTACGAAAACCTCTGGCAGGAACTTGCTGGAATTCGGACTAAAAGTGCGATGTCTGCACTTCCTCCAAACACACCACCTTACCCTTTGTGTGACGATCCGTTGCGAGTTTTTGGGCATTATCCAACGGCAACGCTAAACCACGACTCAGTTTTAGGAATCGGTGTAATGGCAACACCACAACAGTTAAATGCCATCCAACAAATATGGATAACCAACTTTGGTGCGGAAAGAAGAATTCCTATTGCAACTATTGATGCTATTGTGAGAGCGATCGCCGAACACGGTTCTCTGTCAGTAGCACAAATTCTCAGTCAATTTCCTGAAGAAAACGCATCAAAACTCTTACGTACCCTCGTTTACCTCTTAAAATTCGATATTCTACGTCTTGAGAACTAG
- a CDS encoding FAD-dependent monooxygenase yields the protein MSNQGSHAVVIGGSIAGLVAGRVLTKYFDRVTIIERDCFPENPVPRKGVPQSHHVHVLLMRGAIILEELFPGLHTELYAAGASQIDMAKDVAWLNPAGWGIRFTSGVMLLASSRSLLEWGVRQRLMQCPQVCFITKSEVTGLLANSDKSAITGVQVRLHNQPHPGRVSEQQVYADLVVDASGRMSKTPQWLTALGYEPPQETVVNSHVGYASRIYQPPTNFSSDWQALYLQAAPPNVTRGGLMLPIEGNRWLVSLGGGDKDYPPTDEKGFLEFVRTLRSSILYDAIKDAKPLSPIVSYRATENRRRHYEKLHQMPEGFIVTGDAACTFNPVYGQGMTTAAIAAETLDQCLKKGLFGLSKRFQSQLAQVNAVPWTLATSEDYRYRGTEGKPVTQKTKLMHWYMDWVMLLSTKNVGVRSQFLQVMHMLKTPNALFHPKIVALVFKEVLQSTLHRETLTTKVATKVT from the coding sequence ATGTCAAATCAAGGTAGTCATGCAGTGGTAATCGGTGGTAGTATCGCTGGGCTGGTGGCTGGTCGAGTTTTGACGAAGTACTTTGATCGAGTCACGATTATTGAACGCGATTGCTTTCCTGAAAACCCTGTACCGCGTAAAGGCGTTCCGCAATCGCATCACGTCCACGTGTTATTAATGCGGGGAGCGATAATTTTAGAAGAACTTTTTCCAGGCTTGCATACAGAATTATACGCTGCGGGCGCATCACAGATTGACATGGCAAAAGATGTTGCTTGGCTAAATCCAGCGGGGTGGGGTATTCGCTTTACTTCTGGAGTGATGCTGTTGGCTAGCAGCCGCAGTTTATTGGAATGGGGTGTGCGTCAACGGTTGATGCAATGTCCCCAGGTATGCTTCATTACTAAATCTGAAGTGACAGGTTTACTTGCTAATTCTGACAAAAGTGCGATTACTGGTGTTCAAGTGCGTTTACACAATCAACCACATCCTGGAAGGGTGAGTGAACAACAAGTCTATGCCGATCTTGTTGTTGATGCAAGTGGGCGAATGTCCAAAACTCCGCAGTGGCTAACAGCACTCGGTTACGAACCGCCGCAAGAAACCGTTGTGAATTCTCACGTTGGCTACGCAAGTCGCATTTATCAACCTCCTACTAACTTCTCAAGCGATTGGCAGGCTTTGTACTTGCAAGCCGCACCACCAAACGTGACGCGTGGGGGGTTAATGTTACCCATTGAAGGCAATCGTTGGCTTGTTTCTCTAGGCGGAGGTGATAAAGACTATCCACCCACAGACGAGAAGGGTTTTCTTGAATTTGTACGTACGCTGCGTAGTTCTATTCTTTATGACGCGATCAAAGACGCTAAACCTCTCTCCCCAATAGTTAGCTATCGCGCTACCGAAAACCGCCGCCGTCATTACGAAAAACTTCACCAAATGCCAGAAGGTTTCATCGTCACTGGTGATGCGGCGTGTACGTTTAATCCCGTATATGGACAAGGTATGACAACGGCGGCGATCGCTGCGGAAACTCTAGATCAATGTCTCAAAAAAGGTCTTTTTGGCTTAAGTAAACGTTTTCAATCTCAATTAGCTCAAGTTAACGCAGTTCCTTGGACACTCGCAACAAGTGAAGATTACCGTTATCGCGGTACTGAAGGTAAGCCAGTGACTCAAAAAACGAAGTTAATGCATTGGTATATGGATTGGGTAATGCTGCTATCTACCAAAAATGTGGGTGTGCGATCGCAGTTTCTCCAAGTCATGCATATGCTAAAAACACCAAATGCTTTATTTCATCCCAAAATCGTTGCTCTAGTTTTCAAAGAAGTGCTGCAATCAACTTTACATCGAGAAACACTAACAACTAAGGTTGCAACCAAAGTAACTTAA
- a CDS encoding glycosyltransferase family 4 protein: MRILFLHTNFPAQYRHVAQALASVPNNQVVFGTKNQDVSLPGVYKAIFEPSRNPHPSTHHYVRPLESAVLHGQAVYKIAEQLKAQKFIPDVICGHSGWGPTLFVKDAFPNTPLICYFEWFYHARGSDADFDPTDPLNVDDIARIRIKNAPILIDLYSCDRGLSPTFWQRAQFPAEFHSKISVLHDGVDTEYFKPKPGAKLVLPNLDLSGVDELVTYVARGMEPYRGFPQFMEAIAYIQERRPNCHVVIVGSERVCYGKSLPDGISYKEFMLKKVPLDLSRVHFTGSLPYNQYLQVIQASSVHVYLTRPFVLSWSMIEAMSTGCLVLGSNTAPVAEVIQDGENGLLVDFFAPQQIADRVDEVLNHPTRMAELRAKARETVLERYALADLLPKHLEMIKSIAG; the protein is encoded by the coding sequence ATGCGCATATTATTTCTTCACACTAATTTTCCTGCACAATATCGTCATGTTGCGCAAGCGCTTGCCAGCGTTCCAAATAACCAAGTTGTTTTTGGTACTAAAAATCAAGATGTTTCGCTACCAGGTGTTTACAAAGCTATCTTTGAACCAAGTCGCAATCCTCACCCATCAACACATCATTATGTTAGACCTTTAGAAAGTGCAGTATTGCACGGACAAGCCGTATATAAAATAGCTGAACAATTAAAAGCACAAAAATTTATTCCTGATGTTATTTGCGGACATTCAGGTTGGGGTCCAACATTATTTGTTAAAGATGCATTTCCAAATACACCGTTGATTTGTTATTTTGAATGGTTTTATCATGCGCGGGGTTCAGATGCCGATTTTGATCCTACCGATCCTTTAAATGTTGATGACATAGCGCGAATTCGGATTAAGAATGCACCAATTTTGATTGATTTATATAGCTGCGATCGCGGTTTATCACCTACATTTTGGCAACGTGCCCAGTTTCCTGCAGAATTTCACAGTAAGATTTCTGTACTGCATGACGGGGTAGATACAGAATACTTTAAACCGAAGCCAGGAGCAAAGCTAGTTTTACCAAATCTCGATTTATCGGGGGTTGACGAACTTGTAACGTATGTGGCGCGGGGGATGGAACCGTATCGAGGTTTCCCGCAGTTTATGGAAGCGATCGCCTATATCCAAGAACGCCGCCCCAATTGTCATGTTGTTATTGTAGGTTCTGAGCGCGTTTGCTATGGTAAATCTTTACCCGACGGTATATCTTACAAAGAGTTCATGCTCAAAAAAGTCCCGCTAGATTTATCGCGGGTGCATTTTACTGGCTCATTACCTTATAATCAATATCTGCAAGTTATTCAAGCCTCCTCTGTTCATGTTTATTTAACGCGACCGTTTGTTTTATCTTGGTCAATGATTGAGGCAATGTCTACAGGGTGCTTAGTATTAGGTTCTAACACTGCACCCGTTGCGGAAGTCATTCAAGATGGCGAGAATGGATTACTTGTTGACTTCTTTGCACCGCAGCAAATTGCAGATCGCGTTGATGAAGTGTTAAATCATCCTACACGCATGGCAGAACTTCGTGCTAAAGCAAGAGAAACGGTGTTAGAACGTTATGCTTTGGCAGATTTGTTGCCGAAACATCTTGAAATGATTAAAAGTATTGCTGGGTAG
- a CDS encoding HlyD family efflux transporter periplasmic adaptor subunit — translation MRSESIEQPVILEQPAIWSRVVMWLLVSVTTSAFIWASLAKIEQAVPATGKLEPQGSTKEIKAPTGGVVREIYVNDGQLVKKGELLVTFDPTAPQADVRSLIQLKASLLRENQFYTTATAGNNSLDSSSDLSALTRLRAALVAENDFLKAQVNGLNPNKRTEGEFDANQQQLLTSARAEYRSRIADANLRIQELEKQLGQTRSQLATARKVTAINQGILDKITPVAEEGGLSQVQYQRQQQEVLTRQSEVDRLDAEQQRLSIQIAQAKEQLQNTIALSSKDNLTKIADNQKKIAEIDTQLGRNKIENEKRIAEIDGELSKANLNLQYQELRSPVDGIVFDLQAKSQGFVANSAEPILKIVPNENLVASVYLTNKDIGFVYPGMETDVKIESFPESEFGSIKGKLVWVGSDALPPTQERPYYAFPAKIQLERQALTVNGKDVPLQSGMGVNSSIKVRKRTVLSMFMNMFDKKIKSLETVR, via the coding sequence ATGAGATCAGAATCTATCGAACAACCCGTTATTTTAGAGCAACCCGCAATATGGTCTAGAGTTGTCATGTGGTTACTTGTTTCGGTGACAACCTCGGCATTTATTTGGGCATCACTTGCCAAAATAGAACAAGCCGTACCAGCAACAGGAAAGCTTGAACCGCAAGGCTCAACAAAAGAAATTAAAGCACCAACTGGTGGTGTTGTTCGGGAAATTTATGTCAATGATGGGCAATTAGTTAAAAAAGGAGAATTGTTAGTTACATTTGATCCTACTGCCCCACAAGCAGATGTGCGATCGCTGATTCAATTAAAAGCCTCCTTATTACGAGAAAATCAGTTTTACACAACAGCTACAGCGGGTAATAACAGTTTAGATAGTTCATCAGATTTATCCGCATTAACTCGGTTACGCGCAGCTTTAGTCGCAGAAAATGACTTTTTAAAAGCACAAGTTAATGGACTTAACCCTAACAAGCGGACTGAAGGCGAATTTGATGCAAATCAACAACAATTACTAACAAGTGCACGGGCAGAATATCGCTCACGCATAGCAGATGCAAATCTCCGCATTCAAGAACTAGAAAAACAACTTGGTCAAACGCGATCGCAGCTAGCAACTGCTAGAAAAGTCACTGCAATCAACCAAGGAATACTCGATAAAATTACACCTGTTGCCGAAGAAGGTGGATTATCACAAGTACAATACCAACGCCAACAGCAAGAAGTTTTAACACGCCAATCTGAAGTAGATCGCTTGGATGCAGAACAACAACGATTATCAATTCAAATTGCTCAAGCAAAAGAACAATTACAGAATACAATTGCGCTCAGTTCAAAAGACAATTTAACAAAAATTGCCGATAATCAGAAGAAAATTGCTGAAATTGATACTCAACTTGGGCGCAATAAAATAGAAAACGAGAAAAGAATTGCCGAGATCGACGGAGAATTAAGCAAAGCTAACTTGAATTTACAATATCAAGAATTGCGATCGCCTGTTGATGGAATTGTCTTTGATCTTCAAGCAAAATCGCAAGGATTTGTCGCTAATTCTGCTGAACCAATACTGAAAATTGTCCCAAATGAAAATTTAGTAGCTTCGGTATATCTAACTAATAAAGATATTGGTTTTGTGTATCCAGGAATGGAAACAGATGTCAAAATTGAATCTTTTCCTGAATCTGAATTCGGTAGTATTAAAGGCAAATTAGTCTGGGTTGGTTCAGATGCTTTACCGCCAACGCAAGAACGCCCATATTACGCCTTTCCCGCAAAAATTCAACTCGAACGCCAAGCTTTAACTGTTAATGGTAAAGACGTACCACTGCAATCTGGTATGGGCGTCAATAGCAGTATAAAAGTACGTAAGCGAACAGTTCTAAGTATGTTTATGAATATGTTTGATAAGAAAATTAAGAGTTTAGAAACAGTGCGATAG
- a CDS encoding peptidase domain-containing ABC transporter produces the protein MTQSIPLAPIQAFLAQTFPFDQLSTEVIEAIAAKCQLMRYRVGQSILVREKMPAHIAILYQGQARLLGYDQRTRTPVSLELLGSGSILGATSFVRGIPCETAIASTEVICITIAFQDFSDLLNSEPSLEQAFLHSSSLSEVFELLSVELQRSANETPKLKELATAAWQDAVVRNIPRGKLDLAQLDSQRLWLVSSGSISDFPVGSRLPANGSSQIIRVDKARLLGLNIRKQINISVDAIPPSATHESDFSVPALEIPYAPEHPPEAPPDPYAAKPKYPLVRGRGSIEAPLACFQMLSQHLGLTFRKDLIRKVLENQFKSAGNISLQACGAIAEMMSLRAQLVQVSATAINRLKAPALIRYADSFAVIYSITEKELILAIPESGLLRKSPQGFAEIWGKEGQVLLLQPPSHQVKEKFSLRWFLPSIYRYRKVLTEVLVASLFVQLFGLANPLITQVIIDKVLVQRSIDTLDVLGIFLLGVAVFEALLTSVRTYLFVDTTNRIDLSLGSEVIDHLLRLPLKYFDRRRIGELAGRINELENIRQFLTGTALTVVLDAVFSVIYVAVMLFYSWLLTLVTLVTIPLFALLTIFVSPIVRRQLHKKAEKYADTQSYLVEVLSGIQTVKAQNIELKSRWQWQERYAKYITAGFQNVLTFSTASSISGFLNKFTGLLLLWVGAHLVLANQLTLGQLIAFRIIAGYVTSPLLRLIQLWQNFQETALSIERLSDVLDAPQEVDETNRDNIPMPEIKGDVHYDELSFRFNSNGPLQLINVNLEIPAGSFVGIVGQSGSGKSTLAKLLQRLYEPTSGRIQIDRYDISKVELYSLRRQIGVVLQDTLLFNGTVQENIALTNPEASSEEIIAAAKIAVAHDFIMSLPQGYNTVVGERGSSLSGGQRQRIAIARTVLQNPKLLILDEATSALDYNSERQVCNNLNEAFQGKTVFFITHRLSTVRNADTIVVMDQGSIVEQGTHQELMAIRGRYYCLYQQQESQL, from the coding sequence ATGACTCAAAGCATACCTCTGGCTCCCATTCAAGCTTTCTTGGCACAAACTTTCCCGTTTGACCAACTCTCAACAGAGGTCATAGAAGCGATCGCGGCTAAATGCCAACTGATGCGCTATCGCGTCGGGCAATCAATTCTTGTCAGAGAAAAAATGCCTGCACACATAGCGATACTCTATCAAGGACAGGCGAGGTTATTAGGTTACGACCAGCGGACGCGGACTCCTGTCAGTTTGGAATTGCTAGGTTCAGGAAGCATTCTCGGAGCAACTTCCTTCGTGCGCGGAATTCCCTGCGAAACGGCGATCGCATCCACCGAGGTAATTTGCATTACAATAGCATTTCAAGATTTCTCAGACTTGCTCAATTCTGAACCATCGCTAGAACAAGCTTTTCTACATAGTAGCAGCCTCAGCGAAGTTTTTGAACTACTCAGTGTCGAACTTCAACGCAGTGCCAACGAAACTCCCAAATTAAAAGAGTTAGCAACTGCAGCGTGGCAAGACGCCGTTGTCCGCAACATCCCCAGAGGAAAACTCGATTTAGCACAACTCGACTCGCAGCGCCTATGGCTAGTCAGTAGTGGTTCAATTTCAGACTTTCCTGTCGGCAGTCGTTTACCTGCTAATGGTTCCTCTCAAATTATTCGTGTTGACAAAGCGCGTTTACTAGGACTTAATATCCGCAAGCAAATCAACATTTCAGTTGATGCAATTCCGCCTAGTGCTACCCACGAATCTGATTTTAGTGTCCCTGCTTTAGAAATTCCTTACGCACCAGAACATCCACCAGAAGCACCACCCGACCCTTACGCAGCCAAACCTAAATATCCCTTAGTACGCGGTCGAGGATCAATTGAAGCCCCACTAGCGTGCTTTCAGATGTTGAGTCAGCACTTAGGACTGACATTTCGCAAAGATTTAATTCGCAAAGTTTTAGAAAATCAATTTAAAAGCGCAGGAAATATTTCGCTGCAAGCGTGTGGGGCGATCGCTGAAATGATGAGTTTACGCGCCCAGCTAGTGCAAGTTTCTGCAACAGCAATCAATCGCCTGAAAGCCCCTGCACTAATTCGCTACGCCGATAGTTTTGCTGTTATTTACAGCATTACCGAAAAAGAATTAATTCTAGCAATTCCCGAAAGTGGACTTTTACGCAAAAGTCCGCAAGGTTTTGCAGAAATTTGGGGAAAAGAAGGACAGGTACTGCTACTTCAACCTCCCAGCCATCAAGTTAAAGAGAAATTTAGCCTCCGCTGGTTTCTACCATCAATTTATCGCTATCGTAAAGTTTTAACTGAAGTTTTAGTCGCCTCACTTTTTGTCCAGCTTTTTGGTTTGGCAAATCCACTAATTACTCAAGTTATTATTGATAAAGTCTTAGTTCAACGCAGCATTGATACCTTAGATGTTTTAGGAATATTCTTACTCGGAGTTGCGGTATTTGAGGCGTTATTAACTAGCGTTAGAACTTATTTATTTGTCGATACAACAAACCGCATTGATCTCAGTTTAGGTTCCGAAGTCATCGATCACTTATTACGCTTACCCCTCAAGTATTTTGATCGGCGCCGGATTGGAGAATTAGCAGGACGAATTAATGAGCTTGAAAATATTCGGCAATTTTTAACAGGAACAGCATTAACTGTTGTATTAGATGCGGTATTTTCAGTCATTTATGTTGCCGTAATGCTATTTTATAGCTGGCTGCTGACTCTTGTTACGTTAGTCACAATACCATTATTTGCTTTACTCACAATTTTTGTCTCGCCAATTGTCCGGCGACAACTTCATAAAAAAGCTGAAAAATATGCTGATACGCAGTCTTATCTAGTTGAAGTATTGTCAGGAATTCAAACAGTAAAAGCGCAAAATATTGAATTAAAATCGCGTTGGCAGTGGCAAGAACGCTATGCAAAATATATCACTGCTGGGTTTCAGAATGTTTTGACATTCAGTACTGCAAGTTCAATTAGTGGCTTTTTAAATAAATTTACAGGATTGCTTCTGTTGTGGGTAGGAGCACACCTTGTTCTTGCAAACCAACTGACATTAGGACAACTAATCGCATTTCGGATTATTGCAGGTTACGTTACAAGTCCTTTATTAAGACTGATTCAACTGTGGCAAAACTTCCAGGAAACCGCATTATCTATCGAACGACTCAGTGATGTTTTAGATGCACCGCAAGAAGTTGATGAAACCAATCGTGATAATATTCCCATGCCTGAAATTAAAGGCGATGTACATTACGATGAGTTGTCCTTCAGATTTAATAGCAATGGTCCGCTGCAATTAATTAATGTCAATTTAGAAATTCCTGCTGGATCTTTTGTGGGAATTGTCGGGCAAAGTGGTTCCGGTAAAAGTACGCTAGCTAAGTTACTACAGCGATTATATGAACCAACTTCCGGTAGAATTCAGATTGACCGCTACGACATTAGTAAAGTCGAACTTTATTCGCTCCGTCGGCAAATTGGGGTAGTTTTACAAGATACCTTGCTATTTAATGGCACAGTTCAGGAAAACATTGCCTTAACAAATCCTGAAGCAAGCTCCGAAGAAATTATCGCTGCTGCTAAAATTGCAGTTGCTCATGATTTTATTATGTCTTTGCCCCAAGGATATAACACAGTAGTGGGAGAGCGAGGTTCTTCCTTATCTGGCGGACAACGACAAAGAATTGCGATCGCCCGTACGGTTCTGCAAAACCCAAAACTCCTGATCTTAGACGAAGCAACGAGCGCTTTAGACTACAATTCTGAGCGTCAAGTATGCAACAACTTAAACGAAGCATTTCAAGGCAAAACGGTTTTCTTTATTACACATCGCCTTTCTACGGTGAGAAACGCAGATACAATCGTCGTGATGGATCAAGGTTCGATTGTTGAGCAAGGAACCCATCAAGAATTGATGGCAATCAGAGGACGGTACTACTGTCTTTATCAACAACAGGAGTCGCAGCTATGA
- a CDS encoding peptidylprolyl isomerase translates to MQTGSKDQVDALLALLSRYQMMPQLVRNLIVDQAIADIPCTDEERQAAIEAFEAQQQIIPANRDDWLNQQGMTLAQMHDLALRPVLLEKHKTTVWEPKVDNYFLTRKAHLDQVVYSLIRTKDMGLAQELYFRILEGEQSFAELAREYSQGAEAKTSGLLGPVSLAQPHPAISKLLSVSQPGQLWAPRPLAEWVVIIRLEKLIPAQLDKSMRRRLQDELFENWLAQKMQQVDIKQLIATSLHNRNSIDFLSKSPNPID, encoded by the coding sequence ATGCAAACTGGTAGTAAAGATCAAGTCGATGCGCTTTTAGCTTTGTTGAGCCGTTATCAAATGATGCCGCAGTTAGTACGAAACCTGATCGTCGATCAAGCGATCGCAGACATACCTTGTACTGATGAGGAACGCCAAGCCGCGATTGAAGCATTTGAAGCACAACAGCAAATTATTCCTGCCAATAGAGACGATTGGCTTAATCAACAAGGCATGACCTTAGCGCAAATGCATGACCTTGCCTTGCGTCCTGTCTTACTAGAAAAGCATAAAACTACTGTTTGGGAACCCAAGGTAGATAATTATTTCTTAACCCGCAAGGCACATCTAGATCAGGTAGTATATTCTCTGATCCGAACTAAAGATATGGGGTTAGCCCAAGAACTTTACTTTCGGATTTTAGAAGGAGAACAATCGTTTGCCGAGTTAGCCCGCGAATACTCGCAAGGTGCAGAAGCTAAAACAAGTGGGTTGCTAGGACCAGTATCACTGGCACAGCCGCATCCTGCTATTAGTAAACTGTTGTCTGTGAGTCAGCCAGGGCAACTTTGGGCACCTCGTCCTTTAGCTGAATGGGTGGTGATTATTCGTCTCGAAAAATTAATTCCAGCACAACTTGATAAATCAATGCGCCGCCGCTTGCAAGATGAATTATTTGAAAATTGGCTAGCCCAAAAAATGCAGCAAGTCGATATCAAGCAATTGATCGCAACAAGTCTACACAATCGCAATTCAATAGACTTTTTATCTAAATCTCCCAATCCCATAGACTGA